In a single window of the Terriglobus roseus genome:
- a CDS encoding DUF1501 domain-containing protein: MSITRRNFIKFGTQFGVAASASMLWTNHVSAEALSQLGQSYKALVLITMPGGNDCNNTLLSMDAKTYRDYTALRPSIALDINTLNPIMDSTSSNAYGLHPSLKNIAALHNRGRGVVVANVGSLPKPSTKAQVLQSPSLYPGMSMSHPIGIQQWESAQASATVNTGWGGRIADYVSSDSGSLPPVISAGGGATFTIGKSVQAVALQSGSAFAAIPASLNAVIGSMAATNKSVQNEFVQQHAALRAEAMASQSILDRASSSVTLKTPFPISTFGRGMQKIAQIMAGRSTIGASRQVFYIQQGEYDTHVNQANLQGMYLDELDAGVGAFFAALDELGLSDEVIVCTHSDFGRTLQANVNGGSDHGWGGHHFILGGGISGGRVIGSLPEMGFGGPSDCNGLGAWIPAQSVTQMTAGLGQWMGLNATQLNDVFVDLKSFPSGLIELSN, encoded by the coding sequence ATGAGTATCACTCGTAGGAACTTCATTAAGTTCGGAACGCAGTTCGGCGTGGCTGCGTCCGCATCCATGCTCTGGACTAATCATGTCAGCGCCGAGGCGCTCTCTCAACTTGGTCAGTCATACAAAGCACTGGTACTTATTACGATGCCTGGCGGGAATGACTGCAATAACACCCTTCTTTCGATGGATGCAAAGACCTATCGTGACTACACGGCACTACGACCGAGCATTGCCCTGGACATCAACACCCTTAACCCGATCATGGATTCTACGAGCAGCAATGCGTACGGTCTTCATCCCTCGCTCAAGAACATCGCAGCTTTGCACAACAGGGGGCGGGGCGTGGTCGTGGCGAACGTAGGCTCATTGCCTAAGCCGTCCACGAAGGCACAGGTACTTCAGAGTCCATCCCTCTATCCCGGCATGTCGATGTCTCATCCAATCGGAATTCAGCAATGGGAGAGCGCGCAGGCGAGCGCAACAGTGAATACGGGTTGGGGCGGGAGGATCGCTGATTACGTAAGCTCGGACTCGGGCAGTCTGCCTCCAGTAATCTCCGCAGGCGGTGGTGCGACATTCACTATCGGAAAGTCTGTGCAGGCAGTAGCTCTTCAGAGTGGTTCCGCCTTTGCTGCGATCCCAGCTTCCTTAAATGCCGTGATCGGAAGTATGGCAGCTACCAATAAATCCGTGCAGAACGAGTTCGTTCAGCAGCATGCAGCACTGCGCGCGGAGGCCATGGCGAGCCAGTCGATTTTGGATCGAGCTTCCAGTTCGGTCACACTCAAGACACCCTTTCCTATTTCGACCTTTGGCAGGGGAATGCAAAAAATCGCGCAGATAATGGCTGGTCGATCCACGATCGGAGCTTCGCGGCAGGTCTTCTACATCCAGCAGGGTGAATACGACACGCATGTGAATCAGGCAAATCTGCAGGGCATGTATCTCGATGAGCTCGACGCGGGTGTTGGGGCATTTTTTGCGGCGCTTGATGAGCTTGGCCTTTCCGATGAGGTGATCGTGTGCACACATAGCGATTTCGGACGCACGTTGCAAGCCAACGTGAACGGCGGGTCCGATCATGGATGGGGGGGCCACCACTTCATCTTGGGAGGTGGGATTTCCGGTGGAAGAGTGATTGGCTCGCTTCCTGAAATGGGATTTGGCGGACCCAGCGACTGCAACGGTCTAGGCGCTTGGATCCCCGCTCAATCGGTGACACAAATGACGGCAGGTCTCGGGCAATGGATGGGACTCAATGCCACTCAATTAAATGATGTCTTCGTTGATCTAAAGAGCTTTCCAAGCGGGCTCATTGAGCTTTCAAACTGA
- a CDS encoding TonB-dependent receptor, with amino-acid sequence MRTRTLFPLAAVAVLASAAYGQVTNTSAVGVVTDASGAAVAKASVVLLDVDRNQTYTATANEQGEFRINLLPSGHYQLTVTAAGFKTQVQKDITLFAGVASTLDTKLQMGAASEQVDVIAGSATVNTASAEIGTTIERRQITELPLVDRNPYTLLDITPGVQSNANSIVLGFPEQRTKINGGVDAGTGSVNYYLDGATNMTALRNTGNIVPNPDATQEFRVQTSGYGADQGRFSSGVINVVTRSGTNAFHGSLFEFFRNDALKARDWGSSALPKAPLNRNQFGAAVGGPIRKDRTFFFGSYAGLRQTSSNFLTGAGVPTAAERNGDFSADPIAQRPIDPVTGTFFTCNGVSGVICANRQDAVARRVIDQYLPQANVGTNQWKGYFPTQYTTDEFLAKVDQTLSERNKVMVEYFNTSGNTSQQSGSPNIPWSTINYQWRQQNAIVSLTTVATPNIVNQVWLAYTRNLAGRLNTPETSLGDLGSTYTIQGPKALPAIAVTGFFSLAEGIAGPKAGTNFYSVRDLITYTRAKHSLRMGGEFALDKDIQVATQPNYGTFTFNSTITAGSTVAPGTTGPAVKYAGNALASFIIGSPASIVQASPTYGYTNSFNTAFFVQDDYRATRQLTLNMGVRWDIQTPPTDPQNKNTTYVPGAKSIVYPNAPVGQLFPGDPGITRGIVAVKYGHVSPRFGFAFDPSGRGTTSIRGSFGMYFGSVSGNEWNIPQNYQPFALSYSYPNAGVITGATLANPYRTNTTGNIANPFPFSFGFVTGAAASGIGQNFKWPYTYQTNFSIQQQVTKSLGVQVAYVGSLGKHLPYGPDVNAPRPNATATTTAANVLSRRPNPIYGPVNLIDSTQSAYYDSLQVEVRQRLGSSLSVNGYYTWSKTIDTVDLGSTTSFSGAQDNYNLAAERGRASDDFRHMASVAIVWKPTVYRGDRRLLRSVLNEWQVSTISKFHSGTPYTILNGLDANLDGSTTGDRAQLVGDFHLANRSINQWFNTAAFQQNAATTGVAIDGNSSRNMMTGPFYKDVDLSLMRQFPLFRESSLQIRADGTNALNLTSYNTPGVTVGAASFGKITGAGTTRILQLGAKLIF; translated from the coding sequence ATGCGCACCAGGACTTTATTTCCCCTTGCAGCCGTTGCGGTTCTCGCGAGCGCGGCCTACGGACAAGTCACGAACACTTCTGCTGTCGGTGTGGTGACGGACGCGTCAGGTGCTGCCGTAGCAAAGGCCTCCGTGGTGTTGCTGGATGTGGACCGCAACCAGACCTATACGGCCACTGCGAACGAGCAGGGCGAGTTCCGCATCAACCTGCTGCCGTCAGGACACTATCAGTTGACCGTCACCGCGGCGGGCTTCAAGACCCAGGTTCAGAAAGACATCACGCTCTTTGCAGGAGTGGCTTCCACACTGGACACGAAGCTGCAGATGGGTGCCGCGAGCGAACAGGTGGATGTGATCGCAGGCTCGGCGACGGTGAACACGGCCAGCGCCGAGATCGGCACCACGATCGAGCGTCGCCAGATCACGGAACTGCCCCTGGTGGATCGCAATCCGTATACCCTGCTGGACATCACGCCGGGCGTGCAGTCGAACGCGAACTCTATCGTGCTGGGCTTCCCCGAGCAGCGTACCAAGATCAACGGCGGCGTGGATGCCGGCACCGGGTCTGTGAACTACTATCTGGACGGCGCCACGAACATGACTGCGTTGCGCAATACCGGCAACATCGTTCCGAATCCAGATGCGACGCAGGAGTTCCGCGTGCAGACGAGCGGCTACGGGGCAGACCAGGGACGCTTCTCAAGCGGCGTCATCAACGTAGTGACTCGCTCCGGAACCAACGCCTTCCATGGCTCGCTCTTTGAGTTCTTCCGTAACGACGCGCTCAAGGCGCGCGACTGGGGCTCGTCCGCGCTGCCGAAGGCACCGCTGAATCGCAACCAGTTTGGCGCGGCCGTTGGTGGCCCCATCCGCAAGGACAGAACCTTCTTCTTCGGCTCCTATGCGGGCCTGCGGCAGACCTCGAGCAACTTCCTCACCGGCGCAGGCGTACCGACCGCCGCAGAGCGCAACGGCGACTTCTCCGCCGATCCCATCGCGCAGCGACCGATCGATCCGGTGACCGGCACGTTCTTCACTTGTAACGGTGTCTCGGGCGTTATCTGCGCGAACCGGCAGGATGCAGTGGCACGCCGCGTGATCGATCAATACCTTCCCCAGGCCAATGTTGGCACCAATCAATGGAAGGGATACTTTCCGACGCAGTACACCACCGATGAATTTCTTGCCAAGGTGGATCAGACGCTCAGCGAACGGAACAAGGTGATGGTGGAGTACTTCAACACCAGCGGCAACACGTCGCAGCAGTCCGGCAGCCCGAATATTCCGTGGTCGACGATCAACTACCAGTGGCGGCAACAGAATGCCATCGTCAGCTTGACGACGGTCGCCACACCGAACATCGTGAACCAGGTTTGGCTTGCCTACACACGTAACCTTGCGGGCCGCCTGAACACCCCGGAGACTTCGCTCGGCGACCTTGGCAGCACCTACACGATCCAGGGACCGAAGGCGCTCCCGGCTATCGCGGTAACGGGTTTCTTCAGCCTGGCCGAAGGCATCGCCGGGCCTAAGGCTGGCACCAACTTCTATTCGGTACGCGATCTCATCACGTACACGCGCGCGAAGCACTCGCTGCGCATGGGTGGAGAGTTCGCGCTGGACAAGGATATCCAGGTAGCGACTCAACCGAACTATGGCACGTTCACCTTCAACTCAACGATCACTGCCGGCAGTACCGTTGCTCCCGGTACGACAGGCCCAGCGGTAAAGTACGCGGGAAACGCCCTGGCAAGCTTTATCATCGGTTCGCCAGCATCCATCGTGCAGGCTTCCCCAACTTATGGGTATACCAACAGCTTCAATACGGCTTTCTTTGTGCAGGATGACTATCGAGCGACGCGCCAGCTAACGCTGAACATGGGCGTGCGATGGGACATCCAGACGCCACCCACCGATCCGCAGAATAAGAACACCACGTACGTTCCGGGAGCCAAATCGATCGTGTATCCGAATGCACCCGTAGGCCAGCTCTTCCCGGGGGATCCGGGCATCACACGCGGCATCGTAGCGGTCAAGTATGGGCACGTTTCGCCACGCTTTGGTTTCGCGTTCGATCCCAGCGGACGCGGGACCACATCCATCCGCGGCAGCTTTGGTATGTACTTCGGTAGTGTGTCCGGCAACGAGTGGAATATTCCGCAGAACTACCAGCCCTTCGCCCTGAGTTACAGCTATCCCAATGCAGGTGTGATCACGGGAGCGACGCTTGCTAACCCGTACCGAACCAACACGACCGGCAACATCGCGAATCCGTTTCCCTTCAGCTTCGGCTTCGTGACGGGCGCTGCCGCATCCGGCATCGGGCAGAATTTCAAGTGGCCCTATACGTATCAGACGAACTTCTCCATCCAGCAGCAGGTCACAAAGAGCCTTGGTGTGCAGGTGGCGTATGTCGGTTCGTTGGGTAAGCACCTTCCCTATGGGCCGGACGTCAACGCGCCGCGACCCAATGCTACGGCTACGACCACTGCGGCGAATGTGTTATCACGCCGGCCGAACCCGATCTATGGCCCAGTGAACCTGATCGACTCGACACAGAGCGCGTATTACGATTCGCTGCAGGTTGAAGTGCGGCAGCGGCTTGGAAGCTCACTCAGCGTGAACGGCTATTACACGTGGAGCAAGACGATCGATACCGTGGACCTCGGCAGCACCACGAGTTTCTCCGGCGCGCAGGATAACTACAATCTGGCTGCGGAACGCGGTCGCGCCTCGGATGACTTCCGCCATATGGCCTCCGTCGCCATTGTCTGGAAGCCCACGGTATATCGTGGCGATCGCCGGCTTCTGCGTTCCGTGCTCAACGAGTGGCAGGTGTCCACCATCAGCAAGTTCCACAGCGGAACACCGTACACGATCCTGAATGGCCTCGACGCAAACCTGGACGGCAGCACCACGGGTGACCGCGCGCAGTTAGTCGGTGATTTCCACCTGGCAAATCGCAGCATCAATCAGTGGTTCAACACAGCAGCATTCCAGCAGAACGCTGCTACGACGGGAGTAGCCATCGATGGCAACTCCTCGCGCAACATGATGACAGGACCTTTCTATAAGGACGTGGACCTGTCGCTGATGCGTCAGTTTCCACTCTTCCGAGAGAGCAGCCTGCAGATCCGCGCAGACGGCACCAACGCACTGAATCTGACCAGCTACAACACACCGGGCGTGACAGTAGGCGCCGCATCCTTCGGCAAGATCACCGGCGCCGGGACGACACGTATCCTGCAGCTCGGTGCGAAACTGATCTTCTAG
- a CDS encoding dipeptidase: MHFNNLNRRDFLTKSAIAATVTMLPGKSFAGISAHAADLHQSAYVFDGHVHALDREFYHGGDVTDRVDIGQWDLSRAKEGGVDAFFLSIYTPEEYYPGRYETKQALRRMDHALDQLHKANPQLGLALSGQDLTRLQQQNKIAAILDIEGSYDLDGDLGALRSLHQLGLRSAQVSAHNWNQHYADACCSTPQFNGLTPHGRDVVREMNRLGMVINVSHSADITMAQVIDVSDRPVIATHHGLRQVNDIPRNIPDPLLKKLVDRGGVIGFQIGSEFAYPREYAWLTEHRKKTFWDTTSIPERTKGKSIYEIDQLVAPTFPMLGAEVPVEVAMHIDDWVGVVDRAIRLVGEDAVALGSDFDGGPTLARGMRDVRDLPMITEAMLRRGYSEARIRKFLGGNLRRAFSQATA; encoded by the coding sequence ATGCATTTCAACAATCTGAACCGCCGTGACTTCCTCACGAAGTCTGCCATTGCAGCAACAGTGACGATGCTGCCAGGCAAATCATTTGCCGGGATCTCCGCGCATGCAGCGGACCTCCATCAGAGCGCATACGTCTTTGATGGGCACGTGCACGCGCTCGACCGCGAGTTTTATCACGGTGGCGACGTTACCGACCGTGTCGATATTGGGCAGTGGGATCTCTCGCGCGCAAAAGAAGGGGGTGTTGACGCCTTCTTCCTATCGATCTACACACCGGAGGAGTACTACCCGGGCCGCTACGAAACAAAGCAGGCGCTTCGGCGCATGGACCATGCGCTCGACCAATTGCACAAGGCAAATCCGCAACTTGGCCTCGCGCTCAGCGGTCAAGACCTGACAAGGCTGCAGCAGCAAAACAAGATCGCCGCGATACTCGACATCGAAGGAAGCTACGATCTCGACGGTGACCTGGGCGCTCTTCGTTCCCTTCATCAATTGGGGCTGCGCTCCGCCCAGGTGTCCGCGCACAACTGGAATCAGCACTACGCCGATGCTTGCTGCTCTACTCCGCAGTTCAACGGCCTGACGCCCCACGGCCGTGATGTAGTGCGCGAGATGAATCGGCTCGGCATGGTCATCAATGTGTCTCACTCTGCGGACATCACGATGGCACAAGTCATCGATGTCAGCGATCGGCCCGTGATCGCCACGCATCACGGCCTGCGCCAGGTGAACGACATTCCACGTAATATCCCTGATCCATTACTGAAGAAGCTGGTCGATCGTGGTGGCGTCATTGGCTTCCAGATTGGCAGCGAGTTCGCCTACCCTCGCGAATACGCATGGCTTACCGAACATCGTAAGAAGACGTTCTGGGACACCACGAGCATTCCGGAGCGCACGAAAGGTAAGAGCATCTACGAGATCGATCAACTTGTAGCTCCCACATTCCCGATGCTCGGGGCCGAGGTGCCTGTTGAAGTCGCGATGCACATCGACGATTGGGTCGGTGTTGTCGATCGCGCCATCCGACTCGTCGGCGAGGACGCCGTGGCATTAGGCAGCGACTTTGACGGTGGGCCCACACTCGCACGCGGCATGCGCGACGTGCGTGACTTGCCCATGATCACCGAAGCGATGCTGCGCCGCGGCTACTCCGAGGCCCGCATCCGAAAGTTCCTTGGTGGCAACCTGCGGCGTGCATTCTCCCAAGCCACGGCCTAA
- a CDS encoding oxidoreductase encodes MKSGSNSRYAWSAWILAAMFGLGSVSGHAQSGELRFGIVGTDSTHAVEFTRILNDSAAKDHVSGGRVTAAYRGGSATLSISRDRIAKLSDTLQHTWSIPFVASIRDLCVTSDALLLLSVDVSVRLKEVEEAARCGKPIFIDKPLAGSLADAIAVVKLLDARQIPWFSSSSLRYGHEQRPQNLTGAETWGPGKYIDGFPLDLTYYGIHSIESLFSLMGPGVVEVAQSRTGDTDILRLTWSDGRIGTVRLIHPESTYGAVLFKSGAKAELMDLSSAYGPLVEQIVRFARSGRPPIPERETLEIFQVMDAAQQSLERGGASVHIPVVSMK; translated from the coding sequence GTGAAGTCAGGCAGTAACTCGCGATACGCATGGTCCGCATGGATTCTGGCCGCAATGTTTGGGCTGGGGTCGGTGTCGGGCCATGCGCAGTCTGGCGAGCTTCGCTTCGGCATCGTGGGAACGGATTCGACCCATGCTGTGGAATTCACGCGCATTCTGAATGACAGTGCCGCGAAGGATCATGTGAGTGGCGGACGTGTAACCGCAGCCTACCGTGGGGGCAGTGCGACGCTTTCCATCAGTCGTGACCGCATCGCCAAGCTTTCCGACACACTACAGCACACCTGGTCGATCCCTTTCGTCGCCTCGATCCGCGACCTCTGCGTGACCTCCGATGCGCTTCTGCTGTTGAGCGTGGACGTGAGTGTGCGTCTGAAAGAAGTGGAGGAAGCGGCTCGATGTGGCAAGCCGATCTTCATCGATAAGCCGCTCGCGGGTTCGCTGGCAGATGCGATTGCCGTCGTGAAACTTCTGGATGCGCGCCAGATCCCATGGTTCAGCAGCTCTTCTCTACGCTACGGCCACGAGCAACGGCCGCAGAATCTGACCGGTGCGGAGACGTGGGGCCCAGGCAAGTACATCGACGGTTTCCCCTTAGACCTGACTTACTACGGCATCCACTCCATCGAATCACTCTTCAGTCTCATGGGACCCGGCGTTGTGGAAGTGGCTCAGTCACGCACTGGCGACACGGATATTCTGCGACTCACATGGTCTGACGGGCGAATCGGTACCGTCCGGTTGATCCATCCCGAATCTACCTATGGCGCCGTTCTATTCAAGAGTGGCGCGAAGGCAGAGTTGATGGACCTGTCCTCTGCCTATGGACCGCTTGTCGAACAGATCGTACGATTCGCGCGATCCGGAAGGCCGCCGATCCCCGAGCGCGAAACACTGGAGATCTTTCAAGTCATGGACGCCGCGCAGCAAAGTCTGGAGAGAGGTGGGGCTTCAGTCCATATCCCCGTTGTCTCGATGAAGTGA
- a CDS encoding DUF1800 family protein has protein sequence MAAIVRYAYASQTAQTTIALQNPVTQISASALTLAPTVVTGGFVSFTITSTSALPSKTGIKMDGTVLTTTARTATTVSATGYLPPWKTGVVPITLTSAAGDCNCLSARIAPTAVSYDTASRFATQAAFGPREDLIEHIQQTGLEGYIDEQLQSQASPYSTVADPRWQFMQGVLNGNQSLRYRTAWALQILIPGASIFKTYALIPWETKLEAHAFGSYEQILLDAASTYAPAAMLDVPGNAASSDPKLHPNQNFGREIVQLFSLGTVRLNEDGTPKLDQAGNTQPVYDGDTIESLSRVFTGWNFVRSGNPDFTFYGVDWSAPLVATEAQHDTSSKILFGNVVLPAGQTASQDRQQAIEAIFQNENLPPFISKFLIQRFVKSQPSGDYVRRIVQVFKNDGSGVRGNLGAVIKAILLDAEARAGDGGLTNPTDGFIQDPLYLELSALSLLNINTFDVQPAYVPGRLGEEWWFAPTVFSYFSPAYDIPGTSLNSPEFQLLNTLTSVERSQFLWGIASGTETEIPNATRSRLYTNFPTPASMLEALNHMLYHGRMPQSTQDAILAYCDTVSDPAIKLQSAVFLALNDDNYMVVQ, from the coding sequence ATGGCCGCCATCGTGCGGTATGCATATGCGAGCCAAACTGCGCAAACAACCATTGCTCTGCAGAATCCAGTAACCCAAATTTCAGCCTCCGCGCTTACTCTCGCCCCCACCGTTGTTACGGGTGGTTTCGTCTCGTTCACAATTACATCGACATCTGCTCTGCCTTCAAAGACCGGGATCAAGATGGACGGTACTGTACTTACAACTACCGCTCGGACGGCCACGACCGTGTCAGCGACGGGCTATCTGCCTCCATGGAAGACCGGCGTTGTGCCGATTACTCTTACTTCGGCCGCCGGAGATTGTAACTGTCTCTCGGCTCGCATTGCGCCGACAGCGGTGAGCTACGACACTGCATCTCGATTCGCAACCCAGGCGGCATTCGGACCTCGCGAAGATCTCATCGAGCATATCCAGCAGACAGGTCTGGAAGGCTACATAGACGAACAACTCCAGTCGCAGGCTAGCCCCTATAGCACCGTTGCGGACCCGCGTTGGCAGTTCATGCAAGGCGTGCTGAACGGCAACCAGTCGCTGCGATACCGGACGGCATGGGCATTACAGATACTGATTCCAGGGGCGAGCATCTTCAAGACTTATGCATTGATTCCCTGGGAGACCAAGCTCGAGGCGCATGCGTTTGGTTCCTATGAACAGATTTTGCTCGACGCCGCGAGTACGTACGCCCCAGCAGCAATGCTGGACGTACCGGGAAACGCTGCATCAAGCGACCCCAAGCTACATCCGAATCAGAATTTCGGGCGAGAGATCGTTCAATTGTTCTCGCTTGGTACTGTCAGGTTGAATGAGGACGGTACACCGAAGCTGGACCAAGCTGGTAACACCCAGCCCGTCTACGACGGGGACACGATCGAAAGTTTGTCACGAGTTTTTACCGGGTGGAATTTCGTCCGTTCAGGGAATCCCGACTTTACCTTTTACGGTGTTGACTGGTCGGCTCCATTGGTTGCGACGGAAGCGCAGCATGACACGAGTTCCAAAATCTTGTTTGGGAATGTTGTGCTTCCCGCAGGCCAGACAGCATCCCAAGACCGCCAGCAGGCGATAGAAGCCATCTTTCAAAATGAGAACCTGCCTCCCTTCATCTCGAAATTTCTGATCCAGCGATTTGTGAAGAGTCAGCCGTCGGGCGATTACGTTCGACGGATCGTGCAGGTCTTTAAGAACGATGGAAGCGGCGTGCGTGGGAATCTGGGAGCTGTCATCAAGGCGATTCTGCTTGACGCTGAGGCTCGCGCCGGCGACGGCGGCCTCACAAATCCAACTGACGGATTTATTCAAGATCCGCTTTACCTTGAACTTTCAGCCCTCTCGTTGCTCAACATAAACACATTCGATGTGCAACCGGCCTATGTCCCAGGGCGTCTCGGTGAAGAGTGGTGGTTTGCTCCAACGGTCTTCAGCTACTTCAGTCCTGCTTATGACATACCCGGCACAAGTTTGAACAGTCCAGAGTTTCAGCTGCTAAACACGTTGACGTCTGTCGAACGCAGCCAATTTCTTTGGGGAATCGCAAGTGGCACAGAGACGGAGATTCCAAACGCCACACGAAGCAGGCTGTATACGAACTTTCCGACGCCCGCAAGCATGCTGGAAGCTCTCAACCACATGCTTTACCACGGACGAATGCCGCAGAGTACACAGGATGCCATTCTGGCTTACTGCGACACGGTGTCGGATCCAGCGATAAAGCTGCAGTCTGCAGTATTTCTCGCGCTAAATGATGACAACTACATGGTTGTTCAGTAG
- a CDS encoding GntR family transcriptional regulator, whose protein sequence is MTVTTHVPFGASLSHEAYLQIREKILRGQIPMGGVLSRRQLAEELGMSFLPVTEAVQRLESEGLVESKPRVGTRVRIPTPNDIRDRYIIREALETQSARLFCERASQLERRGLQDMAHRLDEEAGRVSPDPSSQYAYQSFHLQFHMQIAHWAGSTLLCEMLEKNQLLVFNWLFDINAESSMPAGRHTELATVLTGDDPDAASLAMGNHIRWGMSEIQEAIARRFSVSLPPIGRMARETPASQRAAVVKPKKQTAKKAAKKASKRKSA, encoded by the coding sequence ATGACCGTCACCACTCACGTCCCTTTCGGCGCCAGCCTCTCGCACGAAGCCTATCTACAGATTCGCGAAAAGATCCTGCGCGGTCAGATTCCCATGGGTGGTGTGCTCTCGCGCCGCCAACTGGCGGAAGAACTTGGCATGAGCTTCCTGCCCGTGACGGAAGCGGTACAGCGCCTTGAGAGCGAAGGCCTGGTGGAGAGTAAGCCGCGCGTGGGGACGCGTGTCCGCATTCCTACGCCCAATGACATTCGCGATCGCTACATCATCCGCGAGGCGCTGGAAACGCAGTCCGCCAGGCTGTTCTGCGAGCGTGCCAGCCAGTTGGAACGGCGTGGCCTGCAGGACATGGCACATCGCCTGGATGAAGAGGCAGGTCGTGTTTCGCCGGATCCCTCGTCGCAGTACGCCTATCAGTCTTTCCACCTGCAGTTCCACATGCAGATCGCGCATTGGGCTGGCAGCACCCTGCTCTGCGAGATGTTGGAAAAGAATCAATTGCTCGTCTTCAACTGGCTCTTCGACATCAACGCAGAGTCGTCGATGCCCGCGGGCCGGCATACGGAACTCGCGACCGTACTCACAGGCGATGATCCGGACGCTGCAAGCCTCGCCATGGGCAATCACATCCGGTGGGGCATGAGCGAGATCCAGGAAGCGATTGCGCGGCGATTCAGTGTGAGCCTCCCGCCCATCGGCCGAATGGCGCGTGAGACACCCGCGTCGCAGCGAGCAGCAGTTGTAAAGCCAAAGAAACAGACCGCGAAGAAGGCTGCAAAGAAAGCCAGCAAACGTAAGTCCGCATAG